A stretch of the Corylus avellana chromosome ca6, CavTom2PMs-1.0 genome encodes the following:
- the LOC132184443 gene encoding small ribosomal subunit protein uS10y: MAYAMKPPKQQGLEESQEQIHKIRITLSSKNVKNLEKVCGDLVRGAKDKRLRVKGPVRMPTKVLHITTRKSPCGEGTNTWDRFELRVHKRVIDLFSSPDVVKQITSITIEPGVEVEVTIADS, translated from the exons ATGGCGTACGCAATGAAGCCGCCGAAGCAGCAGGGTTTGGAAGAATCCCAGGAGCAGATTCACAAGATCAGGATTACTCTCTCCTCTAAGAACGTCAAGAACCTCGagaaag TTTGTGGTGATTTGGTTCGTGGAGCTAAGGACAAGCGGCTGAGGGTTAAGGGACCAGTGAGAATGCCCACCAAGGTTCTGCACATCACTACCAGGAAGTCCCCTTGTGGTGAAG GTACCAACACTTGGGATAGATTTGAGCTTCGTGTCCACAAGCGAGTTATTGACCTCTTCAGCTCCCCAGATGTTGTTAAGCAGATTACCTCTATTACCATTGAACCTGGTGTGGAGGTTGAAGTTACCATTGCAGATTCTTGA
- the LOC132185885 gene encoding protein RGF1 INDUCIBLE TRANSCRIPTION FACTOR 1 yields MGIQKPAWLEALYTQKFFAGCSYHETAKKNEKNICCLDCCTSICPHCLPSHRFHRLLQVRRYVYHDVVRLEDLQKLIDCSNVQPYTINSAKVVFIKKRPQNRQFKGSGNYCTSCDRSLQEPFIHCSLGCKVDFVLKHYKDLSPYLRACNTLQLSPDFLIPQDMGDDEVTTETPHSTIVDCDEPMSSSSGSSGSENMSVACTQIVRKKRSGLYVCSRSANYNRVSDEDMATSMSRRKGIPHRSPLC; encoded by the exons ATG GGAATTCAGAAGCCTGCATGGTTGGAAGCCCTCTACACGCAAAAATTCTTTGCAGGTTGTTCCTATCACGAAACAgcgaaaaaaaatgagaaaaacatTTGTTGTCTGGATTGCTGCACGAGTATTTGCCCACATTGTTTGCCATCGCATCGCTTCCATAGGCTTCTTCAAGTTCGCCGTTATGTATATCATGATGTTGTCCGGCTCGAAGATCTTCAGAAACTCATAGACTGTTCTAATGTTCAG CCTTATACAATCAATAGTGCCAAAGTGGTGTTTATCAAGAAGAGGCCTCAAAACAGGCAATTCAAGGGGTCTGGAAACTACTGCACTTCTTGTGATAGAAGCCTCCAAGAACCCTTTATCCATTGCTCTCTGGGGTGCAAG GTGGATTTTGTGCTGAAGCACTATAAGGACCTCTCACCATACCTGAGAGCATGCAACACTTTACAACTAAGCCCTGATTTCTTGATCCCACAAGACATGGGAGACGACGAGGTGACGACGGAGACACCTCATTCAACAATCGTGGACTGCGACGAGCCGATGAGCTCGTCGTCGGGTTCGTCAGGGTCGGAGAACATGAGCGTGGCATGCACTCAGATTgtcagaaagaaaagaagcgGGCTATATGTGTGTTCAAGATCGGCTAATTACAATAGGGTTTCTGATGAAGACATGGCCACTAGCATGAGTAGAAGAAAGGGCATCCCTCATAGATCTCCTCTGTGTTAG
- the LOC132184416 gene encoding uncharacterized methyltransferase At2g41040, chloroplastic, with protein MAVASSFLHQVHPLRQTSFPKCPYFPPHDSQLRPRLRFPSSTIRASSVVALEPELGTQQNQKSEVELFACPVCYEPLIRKGPPGINLPAIYRSGFMCKRCSKSYSSKDIYLDLTVTAGSREYVEVKPTGTELFRSPLVSFLYERGWRQNFNRSGFPGPDEEFKMAQEYFKSAEGGLLVDVSCGSGLFSRKFAKSGTYSGVIALDFSENMLRQCYNFIKSDSTLLTTNLALVRADVSRLPFSSGSVAAVHAGAALHCWPSPSNAVAEITRILRSGGVFVGTTFLLYNSSTPWILRSLRQRSLQNYNYLTEEEIKDLCTSCGLTNYSSKVQQSFIMFSAQKP; from the exons ATGGCCGTAGCTTCCTCGTTCCTTCACCAGGTTCACCCACTTCGCCAAACCTCATTCCCGAAATGCCCATACTTTCCTCCTCACGATTCCCAACTCCGTCCTCGCCTCCGGTTCCCTTCTTCCACCATTCGCGCCAGCTCTGTGGTTGCTCTAGAACCG GAGTTAGGAACTCAGCAGAATCAGAAATCGGAAGTAGAGTTATTTGCATGCCCAGTATGTTATGAACCACTGATAAGAAAAGGCCCTCCAGGTATTAACTT ACCAGCAATTTACAGGTCTGGTTTCATGTGTAAAAGATGCAGTAAGTCATACTCCAGCAAAGACATCTATCTGGATCTCACAGTTACTGCTGGTTCAAGGGAATATGTTGAAGTCAAACCCACTGGGACTGAGCTGTTCCG GAGTCCACTTGTTTCATTCTTGTATGAAAGAGGCTGGCGTCAGAATTTTAACCGAAGTGGCTTCCCTGGGCCTGATGAAGAG TTCAAAATGGCGCAGGAGTACTTTAAATCTGCTGAAGGTGGTCTTCTGGTAGATGTTAGCTGCGGGAGTGGTTTGTTTTCCAGAAAGTTTGCCAAATCTGGGACCTATTCTGGAGTTATTGCACttgatttttctgaaaatatgCTTCGCCAGTGTTATAATTTCATCAAGAGTGATAGCACTCTTTTAACTAC TAATCTTGCTCTTGTAAGGGCAGATGTCTCTAGGCTTCCATTTTCATCAGGATCAGTTGCTGCTGTTCATGCTGGAGCAGCTTTGCATTGCTGGCCGTCTCCTTCCAATGCT GTTGCTGAAATCACTCGTATATTGCGAAGTGGTGGAGTCTTTGTAGGAACGACATTTTTGCTATACAATTCATCTACTCCCTGGATATTGCGCTCTCTTAGGCAG AGGAGTCTGCAGAACTATAATTACTTGACAGAGGAAGAGATCAAGGACTTATGCACATCATGTGGCCTCACCAACTACTCAAGCAAAGTTCAGCAATCTTTCATCATGTTTTCTGCTCAGAAGCCTTAA